In the genome of Luteolibacter arcticus, the window CGGATGGAATTCACGAATGGCGCGGTGGTCGCGATCGAGGCACCGGCCACGCTCACGATCCGCTCGGCGAATGAGGTGGTGCTCGACCGCGGCCGGCTGAATGCCTGGTGCCCGGAGACCGCACACGGCTTCCGCGTGGTCACGGCCTCGGCCACGCTCAAGGATCTGGGCACCTCCTTCGGCGTGTCCGCCGCGGCAGATGGCAGCGCAGACTTCATGGTGCTGGATGGGAAGGTGGAGGTGAAGAAGGACAACGAAACGCGACTCATCGAGCGCGGCGCGGCGCTGCGGGCAAGGCGTGGCACGCGGCTCAGCGATGTCGCCTTCGAGCCCTCGGCCTACCACCGCACGTGGCCGGTGGCATCCGGCATTCGCTCGACGCGCGGCGAGGTCGTCCCCGCCCCGCCCGGCACCCCGGAGTCGCTCGCGGCACTGGAGAATGACGCACAGATCCTGGTCATCCCCGAGCGCCGTGACTTCAAGCCCGCCGCACCGATCCGCGCCGACATCATCTCGCCCGGCACCTACGAGGGGCCGAACCTCATCGCGCGCGAAGAACTCACGCCGATCGAGGGCACGCGGGTCCGCAGCTACCTGCTCCGCTACAATCCCGTGGGCCAGCTCAAGGCCGCCGGCACGAAGCGCTTCCACGGCTCCGTCACCTTCGACCGGCCCGTGCTCGCCATCATCACCGCCAGCCGCAAGCTCAACCGCACGGATTCCTTCCTCACCAAGACTCCCCTTCCAAAGCTG includes:
- a CDS encoding FecR domain-containing protein: MNSTQAGNDNDQANDPGSTDFDLLCAQYLDGTLAEVERDRLAELLDSDPAAVAALRSQLLVSGALARLRPERSDETFLRSVLPHLGTVADEAEDAFPDRVRKTIRLERWRRIGLAAAAVVALAGGLVYYLQPQGAVVATSFDGDEPSRPVRTGEKLVFSTGITRMEFTNGAVVAIEAPATLTIRSANEVVLDRGRLNAWCPETAHGFRVVTASATLKDLGTSFGVSAAADGSADFMVLDGKVEVKKDNETRLIERGAALRARRGTRLSDVAFEPSAYHRTWPVASGIRSTRGEVVPAPPGTPESLAALENDAQILVIPERRDFKPAAPIRADIISPGTYEGPNLIAREELTPIEGTRVRSYLLRYNPVGQLKAAGTKRFHGSVTFDRPVLAIITASRKLNRTDSFLTKTPLPKLNAQDTELRGLERQPLPPSDRVELSQDRRTITVTFFADQSIDEIRAVTED